AAAATGACTATGGAGGAAGGAAGATGAATAACTTAAAGGATAAAATAGATGCTTTGCTTATGAAAGTAAGCAAACCTACAAGATACACAGGAGGAGAATTAAATTCTTCTATAAAAAATCCGGAGGAAGTCAAAGTAAGGTTTGCTTTTGCTTTTCCGGATGTATATGAAGTGGGAATGTCTCATTTGGGGCTTAGAATTTTATACCATCTTTTAAACAAAAGAGAAGACGTATATTGTGAAAGGGTTTTTGCGCCATGGTTGGATATGGAAAAACTCATGAGGGAAAATGACATTCCTCTTTTTAGTTTAGAGACAAAAACCCCATTAGATAAATTTGACTTTATAGGTTTTACTCTCCAGTATGAGTTAAGTTATACAAATGTAATAAATATGCTTAACTTAGCGGGTATTCCTATCCTATCAAGAGATAGGAAAGGGTTACCTTTTGTCATTGCTGGTGGACCCTGTGCTTATAACCCTGCTCCTTTATCTGACGTTATTGACTTTTTTGTAATGGGAGAAGGAGAAGAGGTCATAAATGAAATTATTGACGCTTATATAGATTGGAAGAAAAGAGGAGGAGAAAGAGAAGAATTTTTACAAATTGTTTCTCAAATCAAAGGAGTATATGTTCCTAAGTACTATATGGAAGTATACAATCAAGATGGAACAATAAAAGAGATAAGGACTATTAAAAAAGGAGTGCCCGAAAAGGTAAAGAAAAGAATAGTTAAAGATTTTGAAAATGTGTATCATCCTGAGGAGCAAATTGTTCCTTTTATGGACATAGTTCACGATAGAATAATGTTAGAAATTTTTAGAGGATGTACTCGTGGTTGTAGATTTTGTCAAGCTGGCATGATATATAGGCCAGTGAGGGAAAAATCAAAGGAAAAAATTTTAGATTTAGCGGACAAGCTTATAAAATCTACAGGGTATGAGGAAATATCTTTAACTTCTTTAAGTACTTGTGATTATTCTCAAATTGAAGACTTAGTCAAAAAACTGATTGATAAATATAAGGATAAAGGAGTTGGAGTTTCTATACCCTCTACACGAGTAGACGCTGTATCTATAAATTTGTTAAAAGAAATACAAAAAGTTAGAAAAACAGGTCTTACTTTAGCACCAGAAGCTGGTACACAAAGACTTAGAGACGTAATTAATAAAGGGATTACAGAGGAAGATATTTTAGAGGCGACAAAAGAGGCTTTTTCTGCAGGATGGACAAATGTCAAACTTTATTTTATGATTGGTCTTCCTACAGAGATGATGGAGGATGTAGAGGGAATAGTGGATTTGGCTTATAAAATAGTGGATAATTACAAAGAAGTAAAAGGGAATGTGAAGAATTTAAAAGTCACTATAAGCACTTCTACTTTTGTGCCTAAACCTTTTACACCTTTTCAGTGGACAGCTCAAGACAGCATTAAAGATATAATGGAAAAGCAAGACTTGCTAAAAAAGAAACTTAAGAGTAAAGTGTTAAAGTACAATTGGCACAATCCTTATATGAGTTTTTTAGAGGCTGTTATTTCAAGAGGAGATAGAAAAGTAGGAAAAGCTATAATAAAAGCCTGGGAAAAAGGATGCAAATTTGACGGATGGGAAGAATATCTTAATTATGACAAATGGGAAGAGGCTTTTAAGGAGGTA
The sequence above is a segment of the Thermoanaerobacter ethanolicus JW 200 genome. Coding sequences within it:
- a CDS encoding TIGR03960 family B12-binding radical SAM protein; amino-acid sequence: MNNLKDKIDALLMKVSKPTRYTGGELNSSIKNPEEVKVRFAFAFPDVYEVGMSHLGLRILYHLLNKREDVYCERVFAPWLDMEKLMRENDIPLFSLETKTPLDKFDFIGFTLQYELSYTNVINMLNLAGIPILSRDRKGLPFVIAGGPCAYNPAPLSDVIDFFVMGEGEEVINEIIDAYIDWKKRGGEREEFLQIVSQIKGVYVPKYYMEVYNQDGTIKEIRTIKKGVPEKVKKRIVKDFENVYHPEEQIVPFMDIVHDRIMLEIFRGCTRGCRFCQAGMIYRPVREKSKEKILDLADKLIKSTGYEEISLTSLSTCDYSQIEDLVKKLIDKYKDKGVGVSIPSTRVDAVSINLLKEIQKVRKTGLTLAPEAGTQRLRDVINKGITEEDILEATKEAFSAGWTNVKLYFMIGLPTEMMEDVEGIVDLAYKIVDNYKEVKGNVKNLKVTISTSTFVPKPFTPFQWTAQDSIKDIMEKQDLLKKKLKSKVLKYNWHNPYMSFLEAVISRGDRKVGKAIIKAWEKGCKFDGWEEYLNYDKWEEAFKEVGVNPHFYANRERSLEEVFPWDVIDVGVDKRYLIREYKKSQEGRITPDCRLYCTGCGVKDFDEGVVCFEASKK